In the Candidatus Poribacteria bacterium genome, CCAAAAGTCGGTGGTGTCAATCGCTGGCATCAGGATTCGCCGTTGTGGGGGATTCTCATGCCGAAAACGAGTCAGGTAAGTGCCTGGGTTGCGTTGGACGACGTTGATGAAAGCAACGGGTGTATGCGCATGGTTCGCGGCTCCTATCATTGGGGTAGCCAGATGCCGTTTCTGCGCGATATCCCGGACATCCATACAATGCCGGATCGCTTTGAAGATAACGCGTTAGAGGTGGAGTTTTGCCCTGTTCCGAAAGGTCATGTCCATTACCATCACGCCTTGACATGGCATGGGTCGCATGACAATACCAGCGAAGGTCCGCGTCGTGCAATTGCGGTGCATTACATGACAAGCGAAACTATCTATGATGAAAGTGGAAACCACATCATGAAACGATTTGTTACCGTCGATGGCGGTGATAAATTGGCAGGGCACCATTTTCCGCTTGTGATGGATGAGGGAAAGCCGACGAAGCCCAATATATAAATCTTTTTAATCTATAGGAGACAGATATGCTCAACCAAACCCAGGTTGACACCTTTCGTAAGAAAGGATTTCTCCTCGGAAACCGTGTTTTAAGTGATGAACAGGTTGAGGAGTTGCGTTCGGAATTAGCACGCGTTATTGATGACTACGAGAAAGCCGATGTAGCACAGCCAGTGCATATCGCCAACCTCGGTGGCAGAGAGGAGAGTCCCGTCTGGCAAGTCGTTAATATTTGGGAGGCAAGTTCTGCCTACCACCGACTCGTTTACAACCCGATTATTGTTGAAGAAATTGGGCAGCTCATGTCAGCGACGGAATTGCGCGTCTGGCACGACCAGATTCAGTATAAACCGCCACAAGTTGGTGGTGTCAACATGTGGCATCAGGATTCACCCTATTGGCCCATTCTGACCCCGAAAACGAGTCAAGTAAGTGCTTGGGTAGCGTTGGATGATGTTGATGAGAGTAATGGGTGTATGCGTATGGTCCGCGGTTCTCATCATTGGGGCAATCAGATCCCATTCTTGCATTCTATTAAGGACATTCATTCTATGCCGGATCGCTTTGATGCGCATGAATTGGAGGTGGAGTTTTGTCCTGTCCCGAAAGGACATGTCCATTACCATCACTCCTTAACGTGGCATGGGTCGCATGACAACGCCAGTGATAGTCCTCGGCGAGCGATTGCGGTGCATTATATGACAAGCGAAACCGTTTACGATGCCAGCGGGAACCATGTTATGAAACCCTTTGTCACTGTCAATGATGGCGATAAATTGGAAGGCGATAGCTTTCCGCTTGTGATGGATGCTGGGAAACCAACGAATCCCAGTGTATAAGTGTTTTTTATTAGATGCAAAAACCAAAAACATAGTCCGTAATGTAATGGAGGACGGATATACGGAGAGGCACTTGAAAACACTAACCTGCCTCACCGAACCGCAAGGAAAATTAAAAATATGAAAGTTGTTGATGCAGTTGCAAAAGTCCTTAAAGCGGAAGGCGTCGAATACCTATTTGCGTATCCCGTTAATCATATAATTGAGGCAGCGGCGAAATTAGACATCCGTCCGATTATCGTCAGACAGGAGCGTATTGGACTTCACATGGCGGATGCGATGAGCCGAATTACCTCTGGGGAAAAGATCGGTGTGTTCTGTATGCAGAGCGGCCCCGGCTCCGAAAACGCGTTCGGTGGTGTCGCCCAAGCGTATGGCGATTCCGCACCGATTGTGGTTTTGCCGGGCGGCTATTCCCGAAACATAACACAGATTCAACCGAACTTCAATTCCGCCTTGAACTATCGGCACGTAACAAAGTCGTGTGAACAGGTCACAATGCCTGAAGCTGTCCCGGAAGCGATGCGCCGCGCCTTTACACAAGTCCGGAACGGTAGGCCCCGCCCTGCGCTCGTTGAATTCCCGTCGGATTTGTTTAATGAAGAGATTTCCGACGACTTTGATCCCACACCTGTCCCTACCGTGCGTTATGGACCTGATAGTGCATCGATTGACACCGCTGCAGCGGCACTACTTGATGCCGAGTGTCCTCTTATCTACGCAGGACAAGGCGTGCATTACGCCCAAGCATGGGATTCTTTGAAAGAATTGGCAGAGCTGCTGGCTGCACCCGTAACAACAAGCTTGGCGGGTAAAAGCGCGTTTCCTGAAGATCATCCGTTAGCACTCGGTTCTGGTGGACGCGCGATCCCGAAACCGGTGCATCACTACCTCCAAAAAACTGACCTGATTTTCGGTATCGGATGCAGCTTCACGCGAACAGGCTTCGGTGTTAAGATTCCCGATGGAAAACGCGTTATTCACGCAACGTTAGATCCAGCGGATATCAACAAGGACGTTCCCGTTGAAACCGCCCTCGTTGGCGATGCAGGTTTAATTTTAGATGGATTGGTAGAAGCCGTCCGCGACCGTTCTAATGGTGCATCCGAAGATCGCACGGCTGCTGTCACCGGAGAAATTAGTGCTGTTAAATCGGAATGGCTCGAAGAATGGAAACCGAAACTCACTTCTGATGAGGTACCGATGACACCGTATCGTGTTATCTGGGACCTATTACATACTGTTGATGTCAAAAATACGATTATCACGCACGATGCAGGGAGTCCACGCGACCAAATGTCTCCCTTCTGGCAGTCTGTCGCACCGCTCACCTATATCGGTTGGGGCAAGACGACGCAGCTCGGCTACGGTCTTGGACTCGCCATGGGTGCCAAACTTGCCAGACCGGATGCCCTCTGTGTGAACGTTTGGGGTGATGCTGCCATCGGCTTTACCGGTATGGACTTTGAGACCGCTGTGCGTGAGAGGATACCGATTCTCTCTGTATTATTCAATAATTTCTCTATGGCGATTGAGATTCCGATTATGCCTGTGTCTACCGAAAAATTCCGTAGTACAGACATCTCTGGACACTATGCTGACATGGCGAAGGCGTTCGGTGGTTATGGCGAGCGTGTCGAAACGCCTGACCAGATTATTCCGGCTATTCAGCGTGGCATCCAAAAAACACAGGAAGGCACTCCTGCGCTTCTTGAGTTTATCACAGCGAAGGAAATTCAGATTTCTTCCTTCTAAATAGTTTAGGACTTACACAACCTCCTTTGCTGGCGAGGTTTGAAATCTTAAAGTGGGTATCTCATGAACCTAACTATTAGACCACTTTGCAAATTTTGCCAGCATCTCGGCGAAAGTTTTAAAAAGCGAACTTTTCTCGTATAGATTTGACTAAATAATCGGCTACGGGGCTACTTGTGGTGGACACAACTTATGTAACTGCCACACGAATGACCGACAACTGAAAGATTTGCGGAGCAAATCGTACTGACAACTGAGAACTATCGGAAAGGAGTCCACTGTTATGAAACCGATTATCACGGTTCTTTTCATCATTGCCTTAAGTTTTAGTGTGAGTGCGTGGGCGTTAAACGATGATGATGCGCTCATGTTGTACTTCACCTTTGACGAAGATGAGGGTGGTAAAGTTACAGACGTGAGTGGGAATAACATTGAAGGCACTTTTGAAGGTGCAGTCTGGTCGAAAGATGGCAAATTCGGGGGTGCTGTCTACCTTGAAGACCCCCAAAAATTTGTAGAAGTTGACGCAGTCCCCGAACTTGACATCACCGATGAACTCACGATTCAAGCTTGGTTTTTCCCTGAAGAATCCCAAGGTGACTCTAACCTGATGGGACGTAGGAGCGGGGCGAATGTTGGCGGCTATTGTCTCCAATGGAGCGCGCAGTTTACCGGTGCCCCACAGATTGAGACATGGATTAACATAGGTGGGTGGCAAGGTTCCCGAAATAAACAGACCATTAAGCCCGATTTAGAGGAGTGGCACCATGTCTCTTCTACCTACGATGGTGATATGATTCGCCAATATATTGATGGCAAGTTGGATGTAGAATTCGCACCACCAAAGGGTAAAATTAACAGCATTGAAGTTGTTTTTCGTATCGGTAAAGCGCAAACGGGACTGAACGGTATGATCGGCTTAGTTGATGAGGTAGCCATCTATGACCGTGCACTCACTGTTGAGGAAATTAACCAAGATATGGAAAACGGCGTTTACTTTGCTGTTTCTCCGAAAGACAAACTTGCCACGACGTGGGGTAAGTTAAAGAGGTAAAATAGATAATTTTTCTCTATTGTAGCAGCAGTGCCACAACGCCTGCCTGTTTCTAAGTTTTCTACCGAGGGGCGGGTTTTGCACCCGTCCTTCTTTTCATTCTATGAGGAGGAATCACAGATGAGAATCCGGATGCTTGTGATACTATGTGCTTTTCTAAGTCTATCTCTCTGCTTTGCGGGTTATGCCGCGGGTGGAAAAGGAAACGTGAAACAACTCGGTAAGCAACTATATGTCTGGCATTTCGACGAGGGTAATGGGAAACAGAGTAAAGAGGATACTGCTGGTTTAGTCGGAGAATTTACTGGGAATATTAAGTGGACCGAGGGTATCCTCGGCAAAGCCGTGCAGATGGCTGGCAAAGTTGGGAAAGCCGATTTTATAGAAGTCAAGCACTCCGATGAGATTGATATAGACGAAGCGATTACGATGATGGCGTGGGTTTATCCTGATGAACTACCAGCGGGTGATCAGGCAAACAAATTCACCATCTTTTACAAGAACACCTATTATCTGCAAATTGAACCCGGTGAAGGGAAACTTGCTTACTATTTCTACGAGACCAGCAGTCCGGGATACCATATCTCTGATGGCAAGGTAAAGGCGAAAGAGTGGAGCCATGTTGCCATTGTGTGGGATGGAAAGGAAGCCGGTTTCTATATCAATGGGGAATCCGATGGCACCGCAATCGCACAGAAGGGACCTGGTCTAAGCAGGGTAGATAAACCTTTGCGGTTCGGTGGTGAGAATAATGGATGTTGCCCGCGTTTCTTTCAGGGACGTATTGATGAGTTGATGTTAGCCAATTATGCACTTTCTGAAGTCGAACTCCAGCAGATCGTCAAGGATACGCTCGATGTTTCTGCTCGTGGTAAACTGGCAACAATGTGGAGCAATTTGAAGAGGCAGAGATAGATTTCTCTTGTCTATTGCTATTGTAACCCAAATGGGTGAGATTTATTCTCGCCCATTTTTGTTGCAAATAGGAGGGGATAGGCGTATAATTAATTTAAAACTATCGCCGGTAGGAAAAAAATGCAAAAAACTAAGAATGAACAACAATATCCAAATATCCAAATTGCAGTGGAGAATTTTGGACCAGTAGAGAAAGCGGAGATAGATCTTCGTCCGTTGACCGTATTTGTCGGTGAAAGTAATACCGGCAAGACCTATCTTTCCGCTCTCATTTATGCATTACAACTTACCTTTGATGGGATCTCACAAGTCCCTTGGTCGCCTCATCGTATTATTCAATTAGACCGTATTTCCCGATCGCGATATTCCAGACCCTCAACTCAAGTATTGCGAAAAGAAATAGAAGAAATGCTTGAAAAATTAAATGTAACTGGACAACCATTCAAATTTTCTGATTCACCTCAGTGGTTACAGGACCGGTTGCAATCTGACTTGGTGGATTCTGAAAGGTTTAAAGACGAGCTTAGGCGATGTTTTGATCTTGAGTCCGCTTCAGACCTAATAAAATTCACTGAAGGTCAGCATAATGCAATGAAGGTCTCATTGGAAGTTCGTGAGGAAAATCAGATCCTCTGGTCATTTGGTGTCTATAACTCTGACTCTGAAGTTACTACAGATGGATTTGTAAATGAAGATACGATACTACGTCACGACGATAGAGCGGCGTTGTGGGAGATACTTGACACTGGAGATTGGAGGCAAGAGCCCGTGCGCATTTTTAGTTGGAGTGCCCCTACGAAATCTTATTACTTACCTGCAGCTCGAAGTGGAATCATGGAAACTCATGGGGTAATTGCCAGTTCGCTTGTGGATCGTGCTACCCGTGTCGGGTTAGAACGATTTTCAGAAATTCCCGCATTTTCAGGATTGATAGCGGACTTCTTAAAGCAAATCATAGGTTCCGAGGAACGCCATTTGCCTTCAGATGAAATGAATGGAATTGCCAAAGTTCTTGAAGATGAGGTGCTACGTGGAGAGATAGAGGTTAAGCAGCCTGCTGCAGCATATCCAGAATTCCGGTATCGTCCTCACAAATCAGAACAGGCTTTGCGTATGAGCCGATCCTCATCAATGGTGTCAGAACTCGCTCCGCTCGTGTTTTTTCTCCGCGATGTTGTTCGTCCTGGTGATACGCTCATCATTGAAGAACCCGAAGCCCACTTGCATCCCGCTGCCCAAACTAAGGTTGCGCTAACCCTCGCCCGATTGGTGCGAGTTGGTGTGCGCGTGATTATCACAACGCATAGCGACTGGCTCCTTGAGCAAATTGGTAACTTGGTTCGCGAGGGTGAGGTGATGAAACTCGGGAAAAATAAAACGGAACCGGCAACTTGGTTGACGAAGGAAGAAGTCGGTGCGTGGTGGTTCCACACAGACAAACCAGTGGAGGAAATACCGTTTGATAACATTGAAGGCATAGAACCAAAAGATTACTACGACATTGCTGAGGAACTCCATAATAACGCTGTTGAATTCCAACAACATCTCCTGAACGAGGAAGAATTCGGTGATGATGAGTGAAGTTCTCAGCGAAATCCGGAAACGAGTTGGCGAAGGGAACCTTATAAGTTCGTGTGGTGACCCTAGATGTCGTGTTGATATGACAGGTGTTCCACGCGCGCGGATTGTGGTAAATGTGGACACAGCATTCCTCGCAAACCAAAGCGCGAGTAAACGATGCGACCGGATTCTGATTTATGGAGATACCCTCAAAAACAGGTTAGTTGTGGCTTTAATTGAACTCAAGAGCGGCACCTTCAGAGCAACAGAGGTATGCGAGCAGCTGCAAGGAAGCGTAGGTTTGTTTTCTGACTTAATACCGCAAGTGCTTGAAATTACCTATATCCCAATTCTGTTTCACGGTAAAGGAGTTTCCAAATTACAACGTAAAGATATCAATAGAAAGCCAGTGCGTTTTCGGAATCAAAGATTTCCTATTCGGCTAAGGAAATGTGGCGTGCCGAAAAATCTATCAAGTGTCCTGTCTCAATCTGATAATCTCTGAGGACGACTGACAGAGTTTTCATTACGGGAGTTCGGACACAATCCCTTTAAGCGCGTCCTCTTCCTGCGCAAGTGTTTTGAGTTCTGGATTGAGACGGACCGCCTGAGTGAGCGAGTCCATCGCTTTTTGTAATTCGTCCTCTAACGCGTAAGCGCACGCGAGGTTATAGTGAAGTAGAGCGGTCTTTGGGAAGGTTTGAAGAGCATCCAGACACATCTCACGTGCTTCTGTGGCTAAGTTTTGCCGGAGGTAGGCGGTCGTCAGATTGACGTGACCTTCCGCTCTATCCGGTGCCATTTTGATCACTTTTTTGAAGTTCTCAATAGCAGGCACGTATTCTTCGGCATATAGATATGCGCGTCCAAGGTTGTTGTAAGCCAAGGGCTCTTTCGTGAAGAAAAGTGTGCGTTTTTTATTTTTTATTGCCTTCTGATACGCTTCGATTGCTTGTTTTGCTTCGCCGTTGCGCATCAGGAAAGTTGCTTTCCGATAGTGGTCGTTGAACTGGGTTTGGTGATGCCAAACCCAGATAAATAGCACCGTCACTGCAAGGCAGAATGTCATACAGACAATTCTAAAAACCTTATTGCCAAGTGTCTGCTCAGGGTCTTGTTCTGCTGTAGGTTCCTGCTCTGGAACTTGATTTTCATTGGAAGTCATAATTTTTTATTTTTCCATGCTTGGGATGTATGATACGTTTTGTAGTCTTTAAAGATGGCAAGCATCGTTGCTATGCTATCAACCAACACTTCATGAAAGACTTTAAATCTATACCTATTTACAGAAAGGTACGGACCTCATCAGAAGCCGATGATCTAACCATCGGTCAGGTCATGGCAAGAGGCCATAGTTAAAAACATGAAAACTTACGGATTTGGTATTATTGGGTGCGGAATGATCTCCGATTTCCACTCCGCCGCGATTTCTGAATTAGAGCACGGGCAATTGGTCGCAGTTAGTTCACGAAATGCTGAGA is a window encoding:
- a CDS encoding tetratricopeptide repeat protein, producing the protein MTSNENQVPEQEPTAEQDPEQTLGNKVFRIVCMTFCLAVTVLFIWVWHHQTQFNDHYRKATFLMRNGEAKQAIEAYQKAIKNKKRTLFFTKEPLAYNNLGRAYLYAEEYVPAIENFKKVIKMAPDRAEGHVNLTTAYLRQNLATEAREMCLDALQTFPKTALLHYNLACAYALEDELQKAMDSLTQAVRLNPELKTLAQEEDALKGIVSELP
- a CDS encoding phytanoyl-CoA dioxygenase family protein, which gives rise to MLNQTQVDTFRKKGFLLGNRVLSDEQVEELRSELARVIDDYEKADVAQPVHIANLGGREESPVWQVVNIWEASSAYHRLVYNPIIVEEIGQLMSATELRVWHDQIQYKPPQVGGVNMWHQDSPYWPILTPKTSQVSAWVALDDVDESNGCMRMVRGSHHWGNQIPFLHSIKDIHSMPDRFDAHELEVEFCPVPKGHVHYHHSLTWHGSHDNASDSPRRAIAVHYMTSETVYDASGNHVMKPFVTVNDGDKLEGDSFPLVMDAGKPTNPSV
- a CDS encoding phytanoyl-CoA dioxygenase family protein encodes the protein PKVGGVNRWHQDSPLWGILMPKTSQVSAWVALDDVDESNGCMRMVRGSYHWGSQMPFLRDIPDIHTMPDRFEDNALEVEFCPVPKGHVHYHHALTWHGSHDNTSEGPRRAIAVHYMTSETIYDESGNHIMKRFVTVDGGDKLAGHHFPLVMDEGKPTKPNI
- a CDS encoding LamG domain-containing protein codes for the protein MRIRMLVILCAFLSLSLCFAGYAAGGKGNVKQLGKQLYVWHFDEGNGKQSKEDTAGLVGEFTGNIKWTEGILGKAVQMAGKVGKADFIEVKHSDEIDIDEAITMMAWVYPDELPAGDQANKFTIFYKNTYYLQIEPGEGKLAYYFYETSSPGYHISDGKVKAKEWSHVAIVWDGKEAGFYINGESDGTAIAQKGPGLSRVDKPLRFGGENNGCCPRFFQGRIDELMLANYALSEVELQQIVKDTLDVSARGKLATMWSNLKRQR
- a CDS encoding LamG domain-containing protein translates to MKPIITVLFIIALSFSVSAWALNDDDALMLYFTFDEDEGGKVTDVSGNNIEGTFEGAVWSKDGKFGGAVYLEDPQKFVEVDAVPELDITDELTIQAWFFPEESQGDSNLMGRRSGANVGGYCLQWSAQFTGAPQIETWINIGGWQGSRNKQTIKPDLEEWHHVSSTYDGDMIRQYIDGKLDVEFAPPKGKINSIEVVFRIGKAQTGLNGMIGLVDEVAIYDRALTVEEINQDMENGVYFAVSPKDKLATTWGKLKR
- a CDS encoding AAA family ATPase, whose protein sequence is MQKTKNEQQYPNIQIAVENFGPVEKAEIDLRPLTVFVGESNTGKTYLSALIYALQLTFDGISQVPWSPHRIIQLDRISRSRYSRPSTQVLRKEIEEMLEKLNVTGQPFKFSDSPQWLQDRLQSDLVDSERFKDELRRCFDLESASDLIKFTEGQHNAMKVSLEVREENQILWSFGVYNSDSEVTTDGFVNEDTILRHDDRAALWEILDTGDWRQEPVRIFSWSAPTKSYYLPAARSGIMETHGVIASSLVDRATRVGLERFSEIPAFSGLIADFLKQIIGSEERHLPSDEMNGIAKVLEDEVLRGEIEVKQPAAAYPEFRYRPHKSEQALRMSRSSSMVSELAPLVFFLRDVVRPGDTLIIEEPEAHLHPAAQTKVALTLARLVRVGVRVIITTHSDWLLEQIGNLVREGEVMKLGKNKTEPATWLTKEEVGAWWFHTDKPVEEIPFDNIEGIEPKDYYDIAEELHNNAVEFQQHLLNEEEFGDDE
- a CDS encoding thiamine pyrophosphate-requiring protein, giving the protein MKNMKVVDAVAKVLKAEGVEYLFAYPVNHIIEAAAKLDIRPIIVRQERIGLHMADAMSRITSGEKIGVFCMQSGPGSENAFGGVAQAYGDSAPIVVLPGGYSRNITQIQPNFNSALNYRHVTKSCEQVTMPEAVPEAMRRAFTQVRNGRPRPALVEFPSDLFNEEISDDFDPTPVPTVRYGPDSASIDTAAAALLDAECPLIYAGQGVHYAQAWDSLKELAELLAAPVTTSLAGKSAFPEDHPLALGSGGRAIPKPVHHYLQKTDLIFGIGCSFTRTGFGVKIPDGKRVIHATLDPADINKDVPVETALVGDAGLILDGLVEAVRDRSNGASEDRTAAVTGEISAVKSEWLEEWKPKLTSDEVPMTPYRVIWDLLHTVDVKNTIITHDAGSPRDQMSPFWQSVAPLTYIGWGKTTQLGYGLGLAMGAKLARPDALCVNVWGDAAIGFTGMDFETAVRERIPILSVLFNNFSMAIEIPIMPVSTEKFRSTDISGHYADMAKAFGGYGERVETPDQIIPAIQRGIQKTQEGTPALLEFITAKEIQISSF